A DNA window from Stenotrophomonas sp. 57 contains the following coding sequences:
- the groL gene encoding chaperonin GroEL (60 kDa chaperone family; promotes refolding of misfolded polypeptides especially under stressful conditions; forms two stacked rings of heptamers to form a barrel-shaped 14mer; ends can be capped by GroES; misfolded proteins enter the barrel where they are refolded when GroES binds) gives MAAKDIRFGEDARSRMVRGVNVLANAVKATLGPKGRNVVLEKSFGAPTITKDGVSVAKEIELADKFENMGAQMVKEVASRTNDDAGDGTTTATVLAQALIREGAKAVAAGMNPMDLKRGIDKAVSAAVAELKNISKPTADDKAIAQVGTISANSDESIGQIIADAMKEVGKEGVITVEEGSGLDNELDVVKGMQFDRGYLSPYFINNQQSQTADLDDPFILLHDKKISNVRDLLPVLEGVAKAGKPLLIVAEEVEGEALATLVVNTIRGIVKVVAVKAPGFGDRRKAMLEDMAVLTGGTVISEEVGLSLEKATIKDLGRAKKVQVSKENTTIIDGVGDKANVDARVAQIKTQIQDTSSDYDREKLQERVAKLAGGVAVIKVGASTEIEMKEKKDRVDDALHATRAAVEEGVVPGGGVALVRAITALAGLKGANEDQNHGIQIALRAMEAPLREIVANAGDEPSVIINKVKEGTGSFGYNAATGEFGDMLQFGILDPTKVTRSALQNAASIAGLMITTEAMVAEAPKKDEPAMGGAGGMGGMGGMGGMDF, from the coding sequence ATGGCTGCCAAGGATATTCGTTTCGGTGAAGACGCCCGTTCGCGCATGGTGCGCGGCGTCAACGTTCTCGCCAATGCCGTCAAGGCCACCCTGGGCCCGAAGGGCCGCAACGTCGTGCTGGAAAAGAGCTTCGGCGCGCCGACCATCACCAAGGACGGCGTCTCCGTCGCCAAGGAAATCGAACTGGCTGACAAGTTCGAGAACATGGGTGCGCAGATGGTGAAGGAAGTTGCTTCCCGCACCAACGACGACGCGGGCGACGGCACCACCACCGCCACCGTGCTGGCCCAGGCCCTGATCCGCGAAGGCGCCAAGGCTGTGGCCGCCGGCATGAACCCGATGGACCTCAAGCGCGGTATCGACAAGGCCGTTTCGGCCGCCGTGGCCGAGCTGAAGAACATCTCCAAGCCGACCGCCGACGACAAGGCGATCGCCCAGGTCGGTACCATCTCGGCCAACTCGGACGAGTCGATCGGCCAGATCATCGCTGACGCGATGAAGGAAGTCGGCAAGGAAGGCGTCATCACCGTTGAAGAAGGCTCGGGCCTGGACAACGAGCTGGACGTGGTCAAGGGCATGCAGTTCGACCGCGGCTACCTGTCGCCTTACTTCATCAACAACCAGCAGTCGCAGACCGCTGACCTGGATGACCCGTTCATCCTGCTGCACGACAAGAAGATCTCCAACGTCCGCGACCTGCTGCCGGTGCTGGAAGGCGTCGCCAAGGCCGGCAAGCCGCTGCTGATCGTGGCCGAGGAAGTTGAAGGCGAAGCGCTGGCCACCCTGGTCGTCAACACCATCCGTGGCATCGTCAAGGTCGTGGCCGTCAAGGCGCCGGGCTTCGGCGACCGTCGCAAGGCGATGCTGGAAGACATGGCCGTGCTGACCGGCGGCACCGTGATCTCCGAAGAAGTCGGCCTGTCGCTCGAGAAGGCCACCATCAAGGACCTGGGCCGCGCCAAGAAGGTGCAGGTCTCCAAGGAGAACACCACCATCATCGACGGCGTCGGCGACAAGGCCAACGTTGATGCACGCGTGGCGCAGATCAAGACCCAGATCCAGGACACCTCCTCGGATTACGACCGCGAGAAGCTGCAGGAACGCGTGGCCAAGCTGGCCGGCGGTGTTGCCGTGATCAAGGTCGGCGCCTCGACCGAAATCGAAATGAAGGAAAAGAAGGATCGCGTCGACGACGCCCTGCACGCCACCCGTGCGGCCGTTGAAGAAGGCGTGGTTCCGGGCGGCGGCGTTGCGCTGGTCCGCGCGATCACCGCGCTGGCCGGCCTGAAGGGCGCCAACGAAGACCAGAACCACGGCATCCAGATCGCCCTGCGTGCGATGGAAGCCCCGCTGCGCGAGATCGTTGCCAACGCCGGTGACGAGCCGTCGGTCATCATCAACAAGGTCAAGGAAGGCACCGGCAGCTTCGGCTACAACGCCGCCACCGGCGAGTTCGGCGACATGCTGCAGTTCGGCATCCTGGACCCGACCAAGGTGACCCGTTCGGCGCTGCAGAACGCAGCCTCGATCGCTGGCCTGATGATCACGACCGAAGCCATGGTTGCCGAAGCTCCGAAGAAGGACGAGCCGGCCATGGGCGGCGCCGGTGGCATGGGCGGCATGGGTGGCATGGGCGGCATGGACTTCTAA
- a CDS encoding co-chaperone GroES, with protein MSIKPLHDRVVVKPIEADEISAGGIVIPDSAKEKSTKGEVVAVGPGKPLDNGSVRAPSLKVGDKVIYGQYAGSSYKSEGVEYKVLREDDVLAVIG; from the coding sequence ATGAGCATCAAGCCGCTGCACGACCGCGTTGTGGTCAAGCCGATCGAAGCCGACGAAATCTCCGCCGGTGGCATCGTCATTCCGGATTCGGCCAAGGAAAAGTCCACCAAGGGTGAAGTCGTGGCCGTCGGCCCGGGCAAGCCGCTGGACAACGGCAGCGTGCGCGCTCCGTCGCTGAAGGTTGGCGACAAGGTCATCTACGGCCAGTACGCCGGCAGCTCGTACAAGAGCGAAGGCGTCGAGTACAAGGTCCTGCGCGAAGACGACGTGCTCGCCGTCATCGGCTGA
- the cutA gene encoding divalent-cation tolerance protein CutA, translating to MSTVDPVLLLLTTCPDRASAERIAHALVGERLAACVTRLEGAQSTYRWQGEVTTDAELQLLVKTTASRVDDAIARIVELHPYELPECIAVETRAGLPAYLDWIRAQTREEAD from the coding sequence ATGTCGACCGTCGATCCCGTCCTGCTGCTGTTGACCACCTGCCCGGACCGGGCCAGTGCCGAGCGCATCGCGCACGCACTGGTCGGCGAGCGCCTGGCCGCGTGCGTGACCCGCCTGGAGGGCGCACAGTCGACCTATCGCTGGCAGGGCGAGGTGACCACCGACGCCGAGCTGCAGCTGCTGGTGAAGACCACCGCAAGCCGCGTCGATGACGCGATTGCCCGGATCGTCGAACTGCATCCGTATGAACTCCCGGAGTGCATCGCGGTCGAAACCCGGGCCGGCCTGCCGGCGTATCTGGATTGGATCCGGGCACAGACCCGGGAGGAAGCTGATTGA
- a CDS encoding endonuclease, protein MRLLSPLAAACLLALAAAPAQAEVFINELHYDDSTAAGDVGEAIEVVATAGEDLSGYRLYLYNGSTPSAATVYANNPVPAGSAAGCGSATIAVVNYPTNGIQNGPNDGIALVDASGKVVQFLSYEGAITASGGPAAGMTSQNIPVAETNSTAPGTSLQLTGSGSQYAHFTWAESARQTFGSCNNGQTFIGGGTPGPNTPPSVSTTTPAQGSSTFPAAADLEVVFSETVNLASGAFALSCGTSGSVPLTFPASGRSVKLSTNTALVAGEACRFDIRAARITDLQGAHPAADSRIAFTVASTGGNPDPGNPGVPAGYYSKVNTSSPSQLRCSLHATIKGHTAYPYSGSGTSTWTILEIADEDPNNPNRILDAYRNRSYAKVTDRAGSGSGLKYNREHTWPNSLGFASTTGDKGLPYAPYTDTHMLYLTDAQWNADRGNKPFAKCDASCGERATEANTGQGGGSGGYPGNSNWVRTPDGNTGTFEVWGKRKGDMARAVMYMAIRYEGGKDAATGQSEPDLELTDDRSKIVKTSSSPAYMGLLSTLIDWHLSDPPDDAERARNDVIYSFQGNRNPFIDHPEWATPGLFTSARPATCQLAN, encoded by the coding sequence ATGCGATTGCTGTCCCCGCTTGCCGCCGCCTGCCTGCTGGCGCTGGCCGCCGCGCCGGCCCAGGCCGAGGTCTTCATCAACGAACTGCACTACGACGACAGCACCGCCGCCGGTGACGTCGGCGAAGCGATCGAGGTCGTCGCCACCGCCGGTGAGGATCTGTCCGGCTACCGCCTGTACCTGTACAACGGCAGCACTCCGTCGGCCGCCACGGTCTACGCCAACAACCCGGTTCCGGCCGGCAGCGCCGCCGGCTGCGGCAGCGCCACCATCGCCGTGGTCAATTACCCGACCAACGGCATCCAAAACGGTCCGAACGACGGCATCGCCCTGGTCGATGCCAGCGGCAAGGTGGTCCAGTTCCTCAGCTACGAGGGCGCCATCACCGCCTCCGGTGGCCCTGCCGCCGGCATGACCAGCCAGAACATCCCGGTGGCCGAGACCAACAGCACGGCGCCAGGTACCTCGTTGCAGCTGACCGGCAGCGGCAGCCAGTACGCCCACTTCACCTGGGCCGAATCGGCCAGGCAGACCTTCGGCAGCTGCAACAACGGCCAGACCTTCATCGGCGGCGGCACCCCGGGCCCGAACACGCCACCTTCGGTGTCCACCACCACCCCGGCGCAGGGCAGCAGCACCTTCCCGGCCGCCGCCGATCTGGAAGTGGTGTTCAGCGAAACCGTGAACCTGGCCAGCGGCGCGTTCGCGCTGAGCTGCGGCACTTCCGGCAGCGTGCCGCTGACCTTCCCGGCCAGCGGGCGCAGCGTGAAGCTGTCCACCAACACCGCGCTGGTGGCCGGTGAGGCCTGCCGCTTCGACATCCGCGCCGCGCGCATCACCGACCTGCAGGGCGCGCATCCGGCCGCCGACAGCCGCATCGCCTTCACCGTGGCCAGCACCGGCGGCAATCCGGACCCGGGCAACCCGGGCGTGCCGGCCGGCTACTACTCGAAGGTGAACACCTCCAGCCCCAGCCAGCTGCGCTGCTCGCTGCACGCCACCATCAAGGGCCACACCGCCTATCCGTACAGCGGCTCGGGCACCAGCACCTGGACCATCCTGGAGATTGCCGACGAGGACCCTAACAACCCGAACCGCATCCTCGACGCGTATCGCAACCGCAGCTATGCCAAGGTCACCGATCGCGCCGGCAGCGGCAGTGGCCTGAAGTACAACCGCGAACACACCTGGCCGAACTCGCTGGGCTTCGCCAGCACCACCGGCGACAAGGGCCTGCCGTACGCGCCGTACACCGACACCCACATGCTGTACCTGACCGATGCACAGTGGAATGCCGACCGTGGCAACAAGCCGTTCGCCAAGTGCGACGCCAGCTGCGGCGAGCGCGCCACCGAAGCCAACACCGGCCAGGGCGGCGGCAGCGGTGGCTATCCGGGCAATTCCAACTGGGTGCGCACGCCGGACGGCAACACCGGCACGTTCGAGGTGTGGGGCAAGCGCAAGGGCGACATGGCGCGTGCGGTGATGTACATGGCCATCCGCTATGAAGGCGGCAAGGATGCGGCCACCGGCCAGTCCGAGCCGGACCTGGAGCTGACCGACGACCGCAGCAAGATCGTCAAGACCAGCAGCTCGCCGGCCTATATGGGCCTGCTGTCCACGCTGATCGACTGGCACCTGTCCGACCCGCCGGATGACGCCGAACGTGCGCGCAATGACGTGATCTACAGCTTCCAGGGCAACCGCAATCCGTTCATCGACCACCCCGAGTGGGCGACCCCGGGCCTGTTCACCTCGGCCAGGCCGGCGACCTGCCAGCTGGCCAACTGA